In Thermococcus camini, a genomic segment contains:
- a CDS encoding type II/IV secretion system ATPase subunit encodes MPVKKDVSDTLDMAVARNPHLKAYIEGFMKRTGKLPDFHPQITRDMGDIKYPNIIYPVGDPIFIHIYGDMHTERRYLVVEPRISGPAEEAKYEILRDKILELAPQRKIPEDSEEFERFLDELIDDAVSKLSRGLPFRKKTSFAPQEIMKFRYLLKRDIVGIGPLEPLMRDPYIEDIHIIGANYVSLIHKIFDAMETNITFGDNLRLADYFKNLSERMGRPVSDKNPIVDGTLPDGSRINIIYSPDVSIQGPSATIRKFSATPLSVVQLVKWNTFSAEVAAYLWLALEYGMSIFVCGETASGKTTTLNSIIPFIKPDAKIYTAEDTPEVVVPHKNWQRLTTRERGPEESRVTLFDLLKAALRSRPNYIIVGEIRGAEGAIAFQAMQTGHPVMATFHAGDVRKMIQRFTGSPINIPVTFIDNLNIALFQQAVYVRGRFLRRVLSVVEIEGYYEELGGVATRNVFEWDSVTDRHIFRGMNNSYILERKIAEVAGYEDPKEIYNELFLRARIIKRMAELGITGYYDVHREIRAFYEKGIEGLSFRL; translated from the coding sequence ATGCCGGTTAAGAAGGACGTCAGCGACACTCTGGACATGGCCGTTGCCCGAAACCCTCATTTAAAGGCGTATATAGAGGGCTTTATGAAGAGAACGGGTAAGCTCCCCGATTTCCATCCGCAAATAACCCGGGACATGGGGGACATCAAGTACCCCAACATAATATACCCTGTGGGCGATCCGATATTCATTCACATTTACGGGGATATGCATACCGAGAGGCGGTATCTGGTCGTGGAACCCAGAATATCCGGCCCTGCGGAGGAGGCGAAATACGAGATTCTCAGGGACAAAATTCTCGAGCTTGCCCCTCAAAGGAAGATACCGGAGGACAGCGAGGAGTTCGAGCGCTTCCTGGATGAGCTGATTGATGATGCGGTTTCAAAACTCTCCAGGGGCCTTCCCTTCAGGAAAAAGACCTCGTTTGCCCCTCAGGAGATAATGAAGTTCCGCTATCTCCTTAAGAGGGACATCGTTGGCATCGGTCCCCTCGAGCCCCTCATGCGCGACCCCTACATCGAGGATATCCACATCATCGGCGCCAACTACGTCTCCCTTATCCACAAGATATTCGACGCGATGGAGACCAACATAACCTTCGGCGACAACCTCCGCCTGGCGGACTACTTTAAGAACCTCAGCGAGAGGATGGGAAGGCCGGTCAGCGACAAGAACCCCATAGTTGACGGAACTCTTCCAGATGGCTCCCGTATCAACATCATCTACTCACCTGACGTCAGCATCCAGGGTCCGAGCGCAACTATCCGTAAGTTCTCGGCGACTCCGCTGAGCGTCGTCCAGCTCGTCAAGTGGAACACATTCTCGGCGGAGGTGGCTGCCTACCTCTGGCTGGCCCTTGAGTACGGCATGAGCATCTTCGTCTGCGGTGAGACGGCGAGCGGAAAGACCACAACGCTCAATTCAATTATCCCGTTCATCAAACCAGACGCTAAAATCTACACCGCGGAGGACACGCCGGAGGTTGTCGTTCCGCACAAGAACTGGCAGAGGCTCACCACAAGGGAGCGCGGCCCTGAGGAGAGTAGGGTTACGCTCTTCGACCTCCTGAAAGCGGCGCTACGTTCGAGACCGAACTACATCATAGTGGGCGAGATTCGTGGAGCCGAGGGTGCCATAGCATTTCAGGCCATGCAGACCGGCCATCCGGTCATGGCGACGTTCCACGCGGGCGACGTCAGGAAGATGATACAGCGCTTCACCGGCTCGCCAATAAACATCCCCGTGACGTTCATAGACAACCTCAACATAGCCCTCTTCCAGCAGGCGGTCTACGTCCGCGGCAGGTTCCTGAGGAGGGTTCTGAGCGTCGTTGAAATAGAGGGCTACTATGAGGAGCTCGGTGGCGTCGCGACGAGGAACGTCTTCGAGTGGGACTCGGTGACGGACAGGCACATCTTCAGGGGAATGAACAACTCGTACATCCTCGAGAGGAAGATAGCCGAGGTTGCGGGATACGAAGACCCCAAGGAAATCTACAACGAGCTCTTCCTCAGGGCCAGGATCATAAAGCGGATGGCCGAGCTGGGGATAACCGGCTACTATGACGTTCACCGCGAGATAAGGGCGTTCTATGAGAAGGGAATAGAGGGGCTGAGCTTCAGGCTGTGA
- the flaJ gene encoding archaellar assembly protein FlaJ yields the protein MVGEKAGILVQSGVTMREYLRKVLLPSLVGAVVLFVAVSALRNFASLSRTVLFAIYSIPLLPLLYAIGYPYAKVSGRKVQINSKIPYFATYFAVLSTSDVSRSELIWNLATEKILEPIASDMKKVYYLIARLHRGMPDALRFLARRTPSKVFADFLDRLAYSLDSGVDLKEYLLQEQKTVMDDYETFYEGALYDLDVFKEVYSSLIISVVFMVTFIIIGPILTGQDIVSLSAFMFVLVLATEIGIMLVIKYKMPEDRIWAEYAMTPERRGRFLKAAMVSFGGSMVVSIAVVLLLRPRFDVPLLVQIAVGLTPMMYVGKVLDREEKSILLKDENFPAFMRSLSSSLAASGAALPLVLKYLSAHDFGVLTRDIRNLYRRVSMRISNDRSWRYFTIDTGSWLIGMFSEIFNKSIKLGAEPDYVGMVISRNFERLIRLRRKRAQTVASFRGVIYGVTGAFAFSVASAFQVAVYMNQLFSNLSIQSDLLQSIIFVPSKAGLELTEYILILILLVHSLISALSIKFADGGHVGITVYYFVVLVWLSAIGQYLGTVVMGKMMTFSSLVGVLTGSLGVML from the coding sequence ATGGTGGGGGAAAAGGCGGGAATCCTGGTGCAGTCGGGCGTCACCATGCGCGAGTACCTACGAAAGGTGCTTCTCCCCAGTCTTGTGGGGGCGGTGGTACTCTTTGTGGCGGTCTCGGCCCTCCGGAATTTCGCGTCCCTGTCGAGGACGGTTCTCTTCGCCATCTACTCCATCCCCCTCCTCCCACTCCTCTATGCCATAGGATATCCCTACGCCAAGGTCAGCGGCAGGAAAGTCCAGATAAACTCGAAGATACCGTATTTTGCAACGTATTTTGCGGTACTCTCGACGAGTGACGTTAGCAGGAGCGAGCTCATCTGGAATCTGGCCACCGAGAAGATTCTGGAGCCGATAGCGAGCGACATGAAGAAGGTTTACTACCTGATAGCCAGGCTCCACAGGGGAATGCCAGATGCCCTGAGGTTCCTTGCCAGGAGGACGCCCAGCAAGGTCTTCGCGGACTTCCTTGACAGGCTGGCTTACTCCCTGGACAGCGGTGTTGACCTTAAGGAGTACCTCCTTCAGGAGCAGAAGACCGTCATGGATGACTACGAGACCTTCTACGAGGGTGCCCTCTACGACCTCGACGTCTTCAAGGAGGTGTACTCATCCCTCATCATATCCGTCGTTTTCATGGTCACGTTCATCATCATCGGACCGATACTAACCGGACAGGATATAGTCAGCCTGAGCGCTTTCATGTTCGTCCTCGTCCTGGCAACGGAGATCGGTATAATGCTGGTTATAAAATACAAGATGCCCGAGGACAGGATATGGGCGGAATACGCTATGACGCCCGAACGGAGGGGCAGGTTCCTGAAGGCCGCTATGGTGTCCTTTGGGGGGAGCATGGTGGTTTCCATCGCGGTGGTGCTCCTCCTGCGGCCGCGCTTTGATGTCCCGCTTCTCGTCCAGATCGCCGTGGGTCTGACCCCTATGATGTACGTGGGTAAGGTTCTGGATAGGGAGGAGAAAAGCATCCTTCTGAAGGATGAGAACTTTCCCGCCTTCATGAGAAGCCTGAGCTCTTCCCTTGCGGCTAGTGGGGCAGCCCTTCCGCTCGTCCTCAAGTATCTGAGCGCCCACGACTTCGGCGTCCTCACACGGGACATAAGAAACCTCTACCGCAGGGTGTCGATGAGGATAAGTAACGACAGGTCGTGGCGCTACTTCACGATTGACACCGGAAGCTGGCTGATAGGTATGTTTTCGGAGATATTCAACAAGAGTATAAAGCTGGGCGCCGAGCCGGACTACGTTGGAATGGTCATCTCACGGAATTTTGAACGGCTCATCAGGCTCAGACGGAAGCGTGCACAGACCGTGGCCAGCTTTAGAGGTGTTATCTACGGTGTGACGGGCGCATTTGCCTTCTCCGTGGCCTCCGCATTCCAGGTCGCCGTTTACATGAATCAGCTGTTCTCCAATCTGTCCATTCAGAGCGATCTCCTTCAGAGCATAATCTTCGTGCCGTCGAAGGCGGGACTGGAGCTGACGGAGTACATTTTGATACTTATCCTCCTCGTCCATTCCCTCATCTCGGCCCTTTCGATAAAGTTTGCAGATGGGGGGCATGTGGGAATCACCGTTTACTACTTCGTCGTGCTGGTATGGCTCTCCGCCATCGGCCAGTACCTTGGTACTGTGGTCATGGGCAAGATGATGACCTTCTCCTCCTTGGTCGGGGTCCTGACCGGATCTCTGGGGGTGATGCTGTGA
- a CDS encoding flagellar protein G, protein MMAGSVASELVLFITSLLVAGMVAGGLYLVTQDISDGIAVKGSSVATALRTNFEIINDPENIPSSGGLYVFYVRNIGKSPITFTPNSVVVMIDGVVIPPSNLTFTPSGILAPYDVGEIHVPMSFLSSGYHRITVVTESGNRRSLIFRIG, encoded by the coding sequence ATGATGGCAGGCTCCGTGGCTTCGGAACTGGTACTTTTCATAACCTCACTGCTGGTGGCGGGAATGGTGGCGGGGGGACTCTATCTGGTTACTCAGGATATCTCCGACGGCATCGCGGTGAAGGGCAGTTCTGTGGCCACGGCCCTGCGAACGAACTTCGAGATAATAAACGATCCTGAGAACATACCCAGTTCGGGCGGTTTGTACGTGTTCTACGTGAGGAACATCGGGAAATCCCCAATCACGTTCACCCCAAATTCGGTTGTCGTCATGATAGACGGCGTGGTAATCCCCCCCTCAAACCTGACCTTCACACCTTCGGGCATTCTGGCCCCCTACGATGTCGGTGAGATACACGTGCCCATGTCCTTCCTGTCATCGGGATACCACAGGATAACGGTCGTTACCGAGAGCGGAAACCGGCGGTCACTTATATTTAGGATAGGGTGA
- a CDS encoding ATPase domain-containing protein has translation MKSLLEIRVPNDELHRRLGGGIPPGSIVLVEGDRGTGKSIFSQRLLYGFLKNGHSATYVSSQYTTPEFINQMESLGYGIVPELIKRRLLFVSLYPLLVGLSDRKKFLNRFVGEPRLWKTDVIIIDSVSALLSSDIGEDEAREFSLHLKRVSALGKAIILTVNPSDIGSDALRVFEEASTMLIRLSVKVFGGDLKNSATIVKYNNAPGIFQKIIPFRVEPRVGFIVEIAAVV, from the coding sequence ATGAAGTCGCTCCTTGAAATACGGGTACCCAATGACGAGCTTCACAGGCGTCTTGGTGGGGGAATACCCCCCGGTAGCATAGTCCTGGTTGAGGGGGACAGGGGGACTGGCAAGTCCATATTCTCTCAGAGGCTGCTCTACGGCTTCCTCAAAAACGGCCACAGCGCTACCTACGTCTCAAGCCAGTACACCACACCGGAGTTCATAAACCAGATGGAATCCCTGGGATACGGGATAGTTCCCGAGCTGATAAAAAGACGCCTCCTCTTTGTGTCACTCTATCCCCTCCTAGTTGGGCTCTCTGATAGAAAGAAATTCCTGAACCGGTTCGTTGGAGAGCCGAGGCTCTGGAAAACCGACGTGATCATAATTGACTCCGTGTCGGCCCTCCTATCGTCCGATATCGGTGAAGATGAAGCGCGCGAGTTCTCACTCCATCTCAAGAGAGTCAGTGCCCTGGGAAAGGCAATAATCCTGACGGTGAATCCATCCGACATCGGATCTGACGCGCTGAGGGTGTTTGAAGAGGCCTCCACCATGCTGATACGACTCAGCGTGAAGGTCTTCGGAGGCGACCTGAAGAACTCGGCAACCATCGTGAAATACAACAATGCCCCGGGGATCTTTCAGAAGATAATCCCGTTCAGAGTGGAGCCCAGGGTGGGGTTCATTGTCGAGATAGCTGCGGTGGTATGA